A part of Deltaproteobacteria bacterium genomic DNA contains:
- a CDS encoding ABC transporter ATP-binding protein — translation MLEISLRKRLPGFRVEVDLKLDEELLVLFGPSGAGKSLVLKMISGIVAPDEGRVAVEGETLFDSGAGVNLPMRTRKIGHLFQDYALFPHMTVSENIAYGIGGGNKDEVRQKVGELLSVMRLSGLEKRFPHELSGGQKQRTALARTLAAGPRVLLLDEPFSALDYQVREKLRADLLNIHRMYPITTVLVTHDLEEAFMLGKRIAVINNGSIEQAGTQEDVFYRPLTRNVARFMGVRNIFSGKIAALDGIHVIIDNPDIGMVKAPLPPGPALSPGMDVSFCIRPEEILVIRPDRVLGKVQDNILECRITGTVGRGSTHILYLEAGEGSTPLKAELPNFVLRKLGLAAGQCIKVSLKKENIWVIR, via the coding sequence ATGCTTGAGATATCCTTGAGAAAGAGGCTCCCCGGCTTCAGAGTGGAGGTGGACCTAAAGCTTGACGAGGAGCTCCTTGTGCTCTTCGGCCCGTCCGGCGCCGGGAAAAGCCTGGTACTTAAGATGATATCCGGCATCGTGGCGCCTGACGAGGGCCGGGTGGCGGTTGAGGGCGAGACACTCTTCGATTCGGGTGCCGGCGTAAACCTGCCCATGAGGACGAGGAAGATAGGGCACCTCTTCCAGGACTACGCCCTTTTCCCGCACATGACCGTTTCGGAGAACATAGCCTACGGCATAGGGGGCGGAAACAAGGACGAGGTCCGGCAGAAGGTAGGGGAGCTCCTTTCCGTAATGAGGCTTTCGGGGCTTGAAAAGAGGTTTCCGCACGAGCTCTCGGGCGGGCAGAAGCAGAGGACGGCCCTCGCGAGGACACTCGCCGCAGGGCCCAGGGTGCTCCTCCTTGACGAGCCCTTCTCTGCCCTCGACTATCAGGTCAGGGAAAAGCTCAGGGCAGACCTCCTCAATATCCACCGCATGTATCCGATTACCACCGTCCTCGTCACTCACGACCTCGAGGAGGCATTCATGCTGGGTAAGAGGATAGCCGTAATAAATAACGGCTCCATCGAGCAGGCCGGCACACAAGAGGACGTCTTTTACAGGCCCCTTACAAGGAACGTCGCCCGGTTCATGGGTGTGCGGAACATCTTTTCAGGCAAAATAGCCGCCCTGGACGGGATCCATGTGATTATCGACAACCCGGACATAGGCATGGTTAAGGCCCCTTTGCCGCCCGGTCCGGCCTTGAGCCCCGGGATGGACGTCTCTTTCTGCATACGCCCTGAAGAGATACTCGTAATAAGGCCAGACAGGGTGCTCGGGAAGGTCCAGGACAACATACTCGAGTGCAGGATAACCGGCACTGTCGGCAGAGGCTCGACCCACATACTCTACCTTGAGGCAGGTGAGGGCAGTACCCCGCTTAAGGCGGAGCTGCCCAATTTTGTGCTTAGAAAACTTGGACTTGCGGCGGGCCAATGCATCAAGGTATCATTAAAGAAGGAAAATATTTGGGTAATCCGATAA
- the modB gene encoding molybdate ABC transporter permease subunit → MDLFPLYITVKVSLTATVITVAVGVVLAWIMAKRDFWGKSLVDVVIMQPLVIPPTVLGYYLLTAFGRSGRLGNFLSDTLGIELVFTWKGAVIAAFISSLPLFVKPARAALEGVGSELEDAARLLGKTELQVITTITLPLAWRGLFAGAVMAFARATGEFGATLMIAGNIPGLTQTLPIAIYDAVQAGDYATANLLVGIITLFSFTVLFIAGRFSRVRF, encoded by the coding sequence ATGGACCTCTTCCCGCTTTACATAACCGTAAAGGTCTCGCTCACCGCGACCGTCATAACCGTCGCCGTCGGAGTCGTCCTGGCCTGGATCATGGCAAAGCGGGACTTTTGGGGGAAAAGTCTAGTCGACGTCGTCATAATGCAGCCGCTCGTCATACCGCCGACGGTCCTCGGATATTATCTGCTTACCGCGTTCGGAAGGTCGGGCCGGCTCGGAAACTTCCTCTCTGATACGCTCGGCATCGAGCTCGTCTTCACCTGGAAGGGGGCCGTGATAGCCGCCTTCATCTCGTCGCTTCCGCTTTTCGTCAAGCCCGCGAGGGCCGCGCTCGAAGGCGTGGGCTCGGAGCTCGAGGACGCGGCAAGGCTCCTCGGGAAGACCGAGCTGCAGGTCATAACGACCATAACGCTGCCGCTCGCGTGGCGGGGGCTCTTTGCCGGGGCGGTCATGGCCTTTGCGCGCGCAACCGGCGAGTTCGGCGCAACGCTCATGATAGCAGGCAACATCCCTGGCCTTACCCAGACGCTACCCATAGCCATTTACGACGCCGTGCAGGCAGGGGATTACGCGACCGCCAACCTGCTCGTCGGCATAATAACGCTTTTTTCCTTCACTGTCCTCTTCATTGCCGGGAGGTTCAGCCGGGTGAGGTTCTGA
- the modA gene encoding molybdate ABC transporter substrate-binding protein: MRSMFKAFLAALLPAIFFLSLSEPIAFAGDRQLTVAGAATLSFAFKDIAAEFEKETGYKVVLSMGSTGMLAKQIEHGAPFDVFFAADIAHMEGLAEKGKVIPETMEPYARGRIVLAVRKGSGITANGLEDLVAGGYRIAIANPDHAPYGKAAMEAMKSAGIWDKVKPRLVYGENIRQALQFVQSGNAPVGFVSLSIAGVPEIDYILVQEELHDPIEQAAAVVSTSKEAKAARDFIKFVKGPKGALIMKKYGFMLPEGPK, from the coding sequence ATGAGAAGCATGTTCAAGGCATTCCTCGCGGCCCTGTTACCGGCCATATTCTTTTTATCACTGTCCGAGCCCATTGCGTTCGCGGGAGACCGGCAGCTTACGGTCGCCGGGGCCGCCACCCTTTCGTTCGCGTTCAAGGACATTGCGGCGGAGTTCGAGAAGGAGACCGGGTATAAGGTGGTGCTTTCAATGGGCTCGACAGGGATGCTCGCCAAGCAGATAGAGCACGGCGCGCCCTTCGACGTCTTTTTCGCCGCGGACATTGCCCACATGGAGGGCCTTGCGGAGAAGGGGAAGGTGATTCCGGAGACGATGGAGCCTTATGCCAGGGGAAGGATAGTGCTGGCAGTCCGGAAGGGCTCGGGGATAACCGCGAACGGACTTGAAGACCTCGTCGCCGGCGGCTACAGGATAGCTATCGCCAACCCGGACCACGCGCCTTACGGAAAGGCGGCGATGGAGGCGATGAAATCCGCAGGGATCTGGGACAAAGTGAAACCCAGGCTCGTTTACGGCGAAAACATCAGGCAGGCCCTCCAGTTCGTCCAGTCAGGGAACGCCCCGGTCGGGTTCGTCTCCCTCTCCATAGCAGGCGTGCCGGAGATAGATTACATTCTCGTGCAGGAGGAATTGCACGACCCAATAGAGCAGGCCGCCGCCGTGGTAAGCACGTCGAAAGAGGCTAAAGCGGCAAGGGATTTCATAAAGTTCGTGAAAGGGCCCAAGGGCGCCTTGATAATGAAAAAATACGGCTTCATGCTGCCGGAAGGCCCTAAATAA
- a CDS encoding OprO/OprP family phosphate-selective porin, whose product MIVLPAQSKAGEVEIKPPRLSGYVEGWFRSDASDLSSQTTAAKKVDSEFRVRRARLGASGSVNEKLGYRLTASLDGPGPGASPSTVKLFDAYATYAVSEYASLTFGQFKYDFTLEGVEGTTSRLPVLRAEVINEIAGKLGTVGGSLRDIGARVSGTIKDLYGLKYGVSVINGSGLNTGDNNGDKDVVGRVTITPVNGLTVGVSGYRGQGGDEGALLEVNESAYGFEADYAGNGFSLRAEYVAAEWENWSVASGAPSAGQSQKPRGWYAQGSFTLPFEERIELLGRYEDFEKDAGTADSRLKTTTVGATYHISGKNRITANYLFRDAGANPIVTAQETNATGRNIGDLFLLQAILVF is encoded by the coding sequence GTGATAGTTCTCCCAGCGCAGTCCAAGGCCGGTGAAGTTGAGATAAAGCCGCCGCGGTTGAGCGGTTATGTCGAGGGCTGGTTCAGGTCGGATGCGAGCGACCTATCCTCGCAGACGACTGCGGCTAAAAAGGTCGATAGCGAGTTCAGGGTGAGGCGGGCGCGCCTCGGGGCCTCCGGCTCGGTGAACGAGAAGCTCGGCTACAGGCTCACCGCCAGCCTCGACGGGCCCGGCCCCGGCGCTTCTCCCTCGACGGTCAAGCTCTTCGACGCCTATGCGACATACGCGGTCTCCGAATACGCGTCCCTGACCTTCGGCCAGTTCAAGTACGACTTCACGCTCGAAGGGGTCGAGGGCACGACCTCCAGGCTTCCTGTCCTCCGGGCCGAGGTCATAAACGAGATAGCGGGGAAACTCGGGACCGTGGGCGGCAGCCTGAGGGACATCGGCGCGAGGGTGAGCGGGACAATCAAGGATCTTTACGGCCTCAAATACGGCGTTTCCGTAATAAACGGCAGCGGCCTGAATACCGGGGACAATAACGGCGACAAGGACGTCGTCGGCAGGGTCACTATTACGCCTGTAAACGGATTGACCGTCGGCGTTTCAGGCTATCGGGGCCAGGGAGGGGATGAGGGCGCCCTCCTGGAGGTCAACGAGTCGGCATACGGGTTCGAGGCCGATTACGCCGGAAACGGCTTCAGCCTCCGGGCCGAATACGTGGCGGCGGAATGGGAGAACTGGAGCGTTGCCTCAGGTGCGCCTTCGGCAGGGCAGTCCCAGAAGCCGAGGGGATGGTACGCGCAGGGCTCGTTCACGCTCCCCTTTGAGGAAAGGATCGAGCTCCTCGGCAGGTACGAGGATTTCGAGAAGGACGCGGGTACTGCGGACAGCCGTCTCAAGACCACCACAGTAGGGGCGACATATCATATCAGCGGGAAGAACAGGATAACTGCGAACTACCTTTTCAGGGATGCCGGGGCAAACCCCATAGTCACCGCGCAGGAGACGAACGCGACCGGGCGTAATATCGGGGACCTCTTCCTCTTGCAGGCGATACTGGTCTTTTAG
- a CDS encoding LysR family transcriptional regulator, which yields MKRDFKKDEKPAGAYTVKGHIWVEGPEGTYLGIGRVILLEMIREYGSITGAARAIDMSYRKAWELVESMNRQAARPLVTASTGGKGGGGAALTAEGEKAIKAFREIDDKFRSFREEMISLLRE from the coding sequence ATGAAGCGCGATTTTAAAAAAGACGAAAAGCCCGCCGGGGCTTATACCGTGAAGGGGCATATCTGGGTAGAGGGGCCAGAGGGCACCTATCTAGGCATCGGAAGGGTAATACTGCTTGAGATGATACGAGAATACGGCTCCATAACCGGTGCTGCCAGGGCCATAGACATGTCTTACAGGAAGGCGTGGGAACTCGTTGAATCGATGAACAGGCAGGCGGCCAGGCCGCTCGTGACGGCATCTACCGGCGGCAAGGGCGGCGGCGGAGCGGCCCTTACGGCCGAAGGGGAAAAGGCGATTAAGGCGTTCAGGGAGATTGACGATAAGTTCAGGTCGTTCAGGGAGGAGATGATTTCGCTCCTGAGAGAATAG
- a CDS encoding PAS domain-containing sensor histidine kinase — MLKEGSLSLDRQGRIIRFSHSLEDMLGYTSDEAMGKEFSMLVPPGAESPVEAFLDGSEEEARPASGKTGMLRKDGRVSELYLSIHPLRDRTGALYSVLLTLSMKKTGLPAYLTEEFRRIFKFSNDGVAITDRDGSIIDVNPAFLDTYGYQRHEVLGRNPRILKSHHSTGDLYERMWQDILDPSKGFWRGEIINIARDGSEVPVLLSINAIKDEHGEIRNFLGIAFNMTREKKLEKLRKMYIDHIVHDIRGPLTSISINSELLLMGQEFSEKARKKLDVILSSAQRIESMTSDILDFSRAENGKLAVRREAVRLSDTVRDAALPFEGSGKRLLLNGALFSEGTIDIEVHADEDKLRRIIYNLLSNAFKHASETVDISAGLDSDGLRFTVWNDGKGISHEEAERIFDAFYQTAEGIKTGGAGLGLSIVKSFVEAHGGKVWVEAGKERGVTFGFTIPFEPANMKI, encoded by the coding sequence ATGTTGAAGGAAGGCAGCCTCAGCCTTGACAGGCAGGGGCGCATAATAAGGTTCAGCCACAGCCTCGAGGACATGCTCGGCTACACATCAGATGAGGCAATGGGGAAAGAGTTCTCGATGCTCGTCCCGCCCGGCGCGGAATCCCCTGTGGAGGCATTTCTCGACGGCTCCGAGGAGGAGGCCCGCCCCGCCTCCGGGAAAACCGGCATGCTCCGGAAGGACGGGAGAGTTTCAGAGCTTTACCTTTCTATACACCCGCTACGGGACCGCACGGGCGCGCTCTATTCTGTCCTCCTTACGCTCTCGATGAAAAAAACGGGGCTCCCGGCCTATCTTACCGAGGAGTTCAGGCGCATCTTCAAGTTCTCCAATGACGGTGTCGCCATAACCGACCGGGACGGCTCCATAATAGACGTAAACCCGGCCTTTCTCGATACCTATGGATACCAGAGACACGAGGTCCTGGGACGGAACCCGCGCATCCTTAAGTCCCACCACTCGACCGGGGACCTCTACGAGAGGATGTGGCAGGACATACTCGACCCATCGAAAGGCTTCTGGAGGGGGGAGATAATAAATATAGCGCGGGATGGTTCGGAGGTGCCGGTGCTCCTTTCGATAAACGCGATAAAGGACGAGCACGGGGAGATAAGGAACTTCCTCGGCATTGCCTTCAACATGACGAGGGAGAAAAAGCTCGAGAAGCTCCGGAAGATGTATATCGACCATATCGTCCATGACATAAGGGGCCCGCTTACTTCGATATCCATAAATTCCGAGCTGCTCCTCATGGGCCAGGAGTTTTCGGAAAAGGCCAGGAAGAAATTGGACGTGATCCTTTCCTCCGCCCAGAGGATAGAGTCCATGACCTCTGACATACTCGACTTCAGCAGGGCCGAGAACGGGAAGCTGGCCGTAAGGAGGGAGGCCGTAAGGCTCTCGGACACTGTCAGGGACGCGGCCCTTCCTTTCGAGGGCTCGGGAAAGAGGCTCCTCCTGAACGGCGCGCTTTTTTCGGAGGGGACAATCGACATCGAGGTCCACGCGGACGAGGACAAGTTGAGGAGGATCATATACAACCTCCTGAGCAATGCCTTCAAGCACGCCTCCGAGACCGTTGACATCTCGGCCGGGTTGGATTCGGATGGCCTCAGGTTTACGGTCTGGAACGACGGAAAGGGCATTTCCCACGAGGAGGCTGAAAGGATATTCGACGCCTTCTACCAGACCGCCGAAGGGATTAAGACCGGCGGTGCCGGCCTGGGCCTGAGCATCGTGAAGAGCTTTGTCGAGGCCCACGGCGGAAAGGTCTGGGTCGAGGCCGGAAAAGAAAGGGGCGTTACCTTCGGCTTTACGATCCCTTTTGAACCTGCAAATATGAAGATCTAG
- a CDS encoding PilZ domain-containing protein yields MMGPDDIKRLRYLFGWSQERLARELGVSFSTVNRWEKGRSRPSPLAVSTLANLGAGFSVNKRSSPRFASGLPLDFRKTGHAVSFSSIIENISSGGLMFNTAEELGPGDLLTLGFSPDSCPQRVLDADVVWVKENGGSRQVGVRFHPGL; encoded by the coding sequence ATGATGGGTCCTGACGATATCAAGCGTCTAAGATATTTATTCGGGTGGTCGCAGGAGAGGCTGGCGCGAGAGCTCGGAGTCAGCTTCTCGACTGTGAACAGGTGGGAAAAGGGCAGGTCGAGGCCGAGCCCGCTGGCCGTAAGCACATTGGCAAATCTGGGGGCAGGCTTCTCAGTAAACAAGAGGTCGTCTCCGAGGTTCGCCTCCGGGCTTCCGCTGGATTTCAGAAAAACCGGCCATGCGGTTTCTTTCAGTTCGATAATCGAGAACATAAGCTCGGGGGGGCTTATGTTCAATACCGCAGAGGAGCTTGGCCCCGGAGACCTGCTGACCCTGGGTTTCAGCCCTGACAGCTGTCCGCAGAGGGTCCTCGATGCGGATGTGGTCTGGGTAAAAGAGAACGGCGGGAGCAGGCAGGTCGGGGTGCGTTTCCACCCCGGGCTTTGA
- a CDS encoding phosphopentomutase produces MPSFDRAILIVFDGLGVGELPDARAYGDEGSHTLDNTSRAVNGLKAPNLASLGLGHIEGVSEIPRVDRPLGSFGRMREASPGKDTATGHWEMAGVVLDKPFPVFPQGFPPEVMESFTNETGWGWLWGKTASGTDIIERFGEEHLKTRKLIIYTSADSVFQIAAHESVLPVEDLYRVCEKTRLLADAYNIGRVIARPFTGMPGAFRRLPARKDFSVPPPCPTLLEHITEAGLDVTGIGKIGDIFVHKGISKEVHTSSNDDGMDRTIEAMERKSRGLVFTNLVDFDTFYGHRNDPRGFAEALSRMDARLPEIMERLGPRDILFITGDHGCDPTTPSTDHSREHVPLLVYGNAVKPGMDLGTRETFSDLGATIASALGVRAPLNGSSFLGNILK; encoded by the coding sequence ATGCCGTCTTTTGACCGGGCAATCCTCATCGTTTTCGACGGCCTTGGCGTAGGCGAGCTCCCTGACGCGAGGGCGTACGGCGACGAAGGCTCCCACACGCTCGACAACACCTCCCGCGCGGTCAACGGGCTCAAGGCGCCTAACCTCGCCTCCCTCGGCCTTGGGCATATCGAGGGGGTGAGCGAGATACCCCGAGTGGATAGGCCCCTCGGCTCTTTTGGACGGATGCGCGAGGCCTCGCCAGGGAAGGACACGGCGACCGGCCATTGGGAGATGGCGGGGGTCGTTTTGGATAAGCCATTCCCGGTATTCCCCCAGGGCTTCCCGCCCGAGGTCATGGAATCGTTTACGAACGAGACCGGCTGGGGCTGGCTATGGGGAAAGACCGCCTCCGGGACCGATATTATCGAGCGCTTCGGCGAGGAGCACCTGAAGACCCGGAAGCTCATAATCTACACCTCGGCGGACAGCGTCTTCCAGATAGCCGCGCACGAAAGCGTTCTGCCGGTAGAGGATCTCTATAGGGTATGCGAGAAGACGAGGCTTCTTGCGGACGCCTATAATATCGGGCGCGTCATAGCCCGCCCGTTCACCGGAATGCCAGGGGCGTTCAGGAGGCTTCCGGCAAGGAAAGACTTTTCGGTCCCGCCGCCCTGCCCGACCCTCCTTGAGCACATAACCGAAGCAGGGCTCGATGTGACCGGCATCGGGAAGATCGGCGACATATTCGTCCATAAAGGCATATCAAAAGAAGTACATACTTCGAGCAACGACGACGGCATGGACAGGACAATCGAGGCGATGGAGAGGAAATCGCGAGGGCTCGTCTTTACGAACCTTGTCGACTTCGATACCTTCTACGGCCACAGGAACGACCCTCGCGGGTTCGCGGAGGCCTTGAGCCGCATGGATGCGCGCCTCCCGGAGATAATGGAAAGGCTCGGCCCGCGGGATATCCTCTTCATTACCGGCGACCACGGCTGCGACCCAACGACCCCTTCGACCGACCATTCAAGAGAACATGTGCCTCTCCTGGTCTATGGAAACGCAGTCAAGCCCGGAATGGACCTCGGCACGAGGGAGACTTTCTCAGACCTGGGCGCGACGATCGCCTCCGCGCTCGGGGTAAGAGCCCCCCTGAACGGCAGCTCCTTCCTCGGAAATATCCTCAAGTAG
- the cobJ gene encoding precorrin-3B C(17)-methyltransferase — translation MLKEDKTRQGDRGAGKGAVYIIGIGPGGAGHLTERALEMLNAADCVVGYTRYVGLIKHLTEGKKVFSTGMTHEVERCAQAIEFAREGKKVAVVSSGDAGIYGMAGLVFELLAASGGEEMEVEVVPGVPAFVAASALLGAPLMHDFASISLSDLLTDWKVIEERLDAAARADFVLVLYNPKSSKRIEGLGKALSIIGRHRKGSTPVGIVRNASRADEDAVLTTLDNVSALYDRIDMLTILIIGNSSTFLALGRMVTPRGYRLQGGAEG, via the coding sequence ATGCTTAAGGAAGATAAAACGCGGCAGGGTGACCGTGGCGCTGGCAAGGGCGCCGTTTACATCATAGGCATCGGGCCGGGAGGGGCCGGGCACCTTACGGAAAGGGCCCTTGAGATGCTCAATGCCGCCGACTGCGTCGTGGGCTATACGAGATACGTCGGGCTCATAAAGCACCTTACAGAGGGGAAGAAGGTCTTCTCAACGGGCATGACCCATGAGGTCGAGCGCTGCGCCCAGGCCATTGAGTTCGCCAGGGAAGGGAAGAAGGTGGCGGTCGTCTCCTCGGGGGACGCCGGCATCTACGGGATGGCGGGGCTTGTCTTCGAGCTACTTGCCGCCTCGGGAGGCGAGGAGATGGAAGTCGAGGTCGTGCCAGGCGTCCCGGCCTTTGTCGCGGCATCGGCCCTTTTAGGCGCTCCCCTCATGCACGACTTCGCCTCGATATCGCTTTCCGACCTCCTTACGGACTGGAAGGTAATAGAGGAACGGCTCGATGCGGCCGCAAGGGCGGACTTCGTACTTGTTCTCTACAATCCGAAGAGCTCGAAGAGGATCGAGGGCCTGGGCAAGGCCCTTTCCATAATAGGCCGCCACAGGAAGGGCTCGACCCCGGTCGGCATAGTCCGTAACGCGTCGCGCGCCGACGAGGACGCCGTATTGACTACCCTCGATAACGTCAGCGCCCTTTACGACAGGATAGACATGCTTACCATCCTCATAATAGGGAACTCATCCACCTTCCTCGCCCTGGGGAGGATGGTAACGCCGAGGGGCTACAGGCTTCAGGGAGGAGCCGAGGGCTGA
- a CDS encoding cobalamin biosynthesis protein, whose product MSGRADVRAGIAVFAVTRRGLQVSKRLESALKGVKVFSPEELKDGGLKRKAASAFKRYGALVFISATGIAVRAIAPLMKAKHLDPAVVVVDERARFSISLLSGHLGGANRLAAEIAAALKAAPVITTATELWGLPSAEDIAEAFSLSVENPGSIKAVNSSILDGRTVHIADSSSARLKALKARFGKGGFKFTKSAPRQLKEGEAVIHVTSGVQKNSGPETERTLVLRPREVVAGIGCGKGVPKEEIKKALRAALRKAGISPLSIRGLATIELKRGEKGITALAKEMRVSVEYFGSKRLARVRIPSPRSVFVKEIAGTWGVAEPAALISSGVRELCLRKIKRGRVTVALARAPFTS is encoded by the coding sequence TTGAGCGGGCGCGCTGACGTAAGGGCCGGGATAGCGGTATTCGCGGTGACCCGTAGGGGGCTTCAGGTCTCGAAGAGGCTTGAGTCCGCGCTTAAGGGCGTTAAGGTCTTCTCCCCGGAAGAGCTCAAGGACGGCGGGCTTAAGAGAAAGGCCGCTTCCGCCTTCAAGCGCTACGGGGCGCTCGTTTTCATCTCCGCCACGGGCATAGCGGTAAGGGCCATAGCGCCGCTCATGAAAGCGAAGCACCTGGACCCGGCGGTCGTGGTCGTTGACGAGAGGGCGCGCTTCTCGATAAGCCTCCTTTCCGGCCACCTCGGAGGCGCCAACCGGCTCGCAGCGGAAATAGCCGCTGCCTTAAAGGCGGCCCCGGTCATAACGACTGCGACTGAGCTCTGGGGCCTGCCCTCGGCAGAGGATATCGCGGAAGCCTTCTCCCTCTCGGTCGAAAACCCCGGCAGCATTAAGGCCGTAAACTCGTCCATACTGGACGGAAGGACAGTGCATATAGCCGATAGCAGCTCAGCCAGGCTCAAGGCCCTTAAGGCGCGGTTCGGGAAGGGCGGTTTCAAATTCACGAAGAGCGCGCCCCGGCAGCTGAAGGAGGGCGAGGCAGTAATACACGTAACGAGCGGGGTCCAAAAAAACTCCGGTCCGGAAACGGAACGGACACTTGTCTTAAGGCCCAGGGAGGTCGTCGCCGGAATAGGCTGCGGCAAGGGGGTGCCGAAAGAGGAGATTAAAAAGGCGCTCCGGGCCGCTCTCAGGAAAGCCGGTATATCTCCCCTTTCGATACGGGGCCTCGCTACTATAGAGCTTAAGAGGGGCGAAAAGGGGATAACGGCGCTCGCTAAAGAGATGCGGGTAAGTGTGGAGTATTTCGGGAGCAAGCGGCTCGCAAGGGTCAGAATCCCTTCGCCGCGCTCCGTTTTCGTGAAAGAAATCGCAGGCACATGGGGGGTGGCGGAACCGGCCGCCCTCATCTCATCAGGGGTAAGGGAGCTATGCTTAAGGAAGATAAAACGCGGCAGGGTGACCGTGGCGCTGGCAAGGGCGCCGTTTACATCATAG
- a CDS encoding creatininase family protein — MLLGELTMKEFKRLVPKATLVVPFGTIEAHGTHLPLNTDTLIIREAVRKVSSEKKNVIMAPPLQYGVCTSTAEHPGTIGISPPTLRSFVTDMVRSAYEQGFRKIILASGHGGGLHVSAMKEASEGLVKELPGLRLAAFSIYEVLGKEAGEIAETRNDSHAGEMETSLMLHLAPGLVNGRAKEEYPAFPRPLIVKDKLKYWPGAVWGNPAKASKEKGERLFRLMTARLEEVIRAVERAR, encoded by the coding sequence ATGCTCCTTGGCGAGTTGACGATGAAGGAATTCAAAAGGCTTGTGCCCAAAGCGACCCTTGTCGTGCCCTTCGGCACGATCGAGGCCCACGGCACTCACCTCCCTTTGAACACCGATACGCTCATAATACGCGAGGCGGTGCGAAAGGTCTCTTCCGAAAAAAAGAACGTCATAATGGCCCCGCCTCTGCAATACGGCGTATGCACCTCGACAGCAGAGCACCCGGGCACAATCGGGATAAGCCCGCCGACCCTGAGGTCGTTCGTAACGGATATGGTCCGTAGCGCCTATGAGCAGGGGTTCAGGAAGATAATACTCGCCTCGGGCCACGGCGGCGGGCTCCATGTGTCGGCCATGAAGGAGGCTTCAGAGGGGCTCGTAAAGGAGCTTCCAGGTTTACGGCTTGCAGCCTTTTCTATATACGAGGTCCTCGGAAAGGAAGCCGGCGAAATAGCCGAGACAAGGAACGACTCCCACGCCGGCGAGATGGAGACGTCTCTCATGCTCCACCTCGCGCCCGGGCTCGTAAACGGCAGGGCAAAAGAAGAGTACCCTGCATTTCCCAGGCCGCTTATCGTAAAGGACAAGCTCAAATACTGGCCCGGCGCGGTCTGGGGAAACCCGGCAAAGGCGTCCAAGGAAAAGGGCGAAAGGCTCTTCAGGCTCATGACCGCAAGACTCGAAGAGGTGATACGGGCAGTTGAGCGGGCGCGCTGA
- a CDS encoding VanZ family protein produces MSAFRGWGPVLPYALLIMVLSLLPSSEAEEHIIGVDKVYHALAYAGLAWLLMRALSASMPGWKASAVLAAFLAASVFGAFIEFLQSALTDTRTADIYDAVANGMGAAFGSIAYRVARPIKKVSHTSPEARR; encoded by the coding sequence ATGAGCGCTTTCCGGGGCTGGGGGCCGGTACTGCCGTATGCCCTCCTCATAATGGTGCTCTCGCTTCTGCCGTCATCCGAGGCAGAGGAGCACATCATCGGCGTGGACAAGGTCTACCACGCGCTCGCCTATGCAGGCCTGGCTTGGCTCCTCATGAGGGCGCTCTCCGCCTCTATGCCGGGCTGGAAGGCTTCTGCTGTCCTGGCAGCCTTTTTAGCGGCCTCCGTTTTCGGGGCGTTTATAGAGTTCCTCCAGTCCGCCCTGACCGATACCCGCACGGCTGATATCTATGACGCGGTCGCGAACGGCATGGGCGCGGCCTTCGGCTCGATAGCGTACCGCGTTGCAAGGCCTATTAAGAAAGTCTCCCATACGAGCCCTGAGGCCCGAAGGTGA